In Shewanella sp. GD04112, the sequence GGCTATGTGGGGGGCGGTGTCGCTCGGGGTTTATGCGTAGGTTTAATCGTCACGCTAGTCGCCATGTTCTTTGTCGACATCAGCTTGCACCATGTAGGCCTTGTGGTCATGACGGTATTTTTAACCTCAGTGCTGTTCTCCTTAGGGGGACTAATTAATGCGGTATTTGCCAAGAGTTTCGATGATATCAGCATCATCCCGACGTTTGTGCTCACGCCCTTAACCTACCTCGGCGGAGTATTCTATTCACTATCGCTGCTGCCATCCTTTTGGCAAGGCGTTTCGGCACTGAACCCTGTGGTCTATATGATCAACGTCTTCCGTTACGGTTTCTTAGGTTTTGCCGATATCAGCATTCCGCTTTCTATTGGCATCATGGTGGGCTTTTGTGCCGTACTTTGGGGCGTTGCGTATTACCTCATCTCGCGGGGAATAGGCCTGCGTTCATAATCTGGTTCTTGTTGATACCATCAATGTCTAACGTCTTTCAGGACGGGACATTAAATAATAAAAAAGGGAGTCACTTAGACTCCCTTTTGTTTACTTACTTATATGAACAGATTACTTCATACGACGACGCATTGCCGCCAGAGGTAATAACAATGCAGTTAACCAACCCAGTGCACCGCCACCTGAATCAGGCTTGTCTGCGACGGTGAGAGTGAGTTCGCCTGTATTGCTTTGAAGCTTGCCATCGTTAGCTACAACAGTGAAGGTGTACACACCTGCTTTTTTAGGTGTAACAGTTATATTCTCGTTTGTTGAAGTAAAGCTCAGACTTTCTCCTCCAGTTTGTGTCCACACATATGTTAATTTGTCACCATCAACATCGAATGGATTTGGCTTTAGCGTAATGGCTTCTCCAACAGTACCACTATGTGGTTGTGGTGTTACTACAGGGGCATCATTCACATTATTGACAGTAATTGAAACCATTGCTGCAGCACCTGTATTGCCGTCCTCATCTTGAGAGGTATAACTGAGACTATCAGAGCCGAAGTAATCGACCGCAGGCGTATAGTCTATACCTCCAGTCGCATTGACGGTTGCAGTGCCATGTGATGGTGCTTTTACGATACTGATATTGCCTAAGGCACCTTTTGGCATAATCTCAAAAATACGCTGTGCGTTTGCTGTGATGCCATCACCAGTGATAGATGCTCGTGCAACTTTCATATCTGGTTTGTCATCATTAGCTAACACATCAATTGAGACTAAGGTTTCTTCATTTGTTTCAGCTGTATCAGCTTGTCCAGCATTTAGGCTTGTTGCTTTTACATCATAGTTAATGGTGACATTACCAGCCGTCGTTGTTTTCAACGCTAACGAATCACCTGAAGCGATACTGTTTCCAGTACCATTGTAGTGATAAGTTGTTCCAATCGTGCCACCGATATTCTCGGCACCGATAGTCACACTGGCAGGCATATTCGGGATGTCAATATAGTTAAATACGACTTCTTCGATATCACCTGTTTTTATCCAGATGCTAAAGGTGTAGGCAGTACCAGAAGTATCACCATAGAGCTGGCCTTTATTCCATTCAAGTGCAAGCCATTTAGCGCCATCACCGTCAGTGAAGACGCTCGCCGCTAAGTTACCGCCACCCGTATCGCCAGCTGTATTATCCGATAAGTCAAAATCTGACCAGAATGGCGCTAGAATATTGTTAGGGTTGCTGCCGTCAGGTAATTCCTTGTTAGCATAGGTTCCACTCGCGCTGCCACCGCCAACAATTGCCAATCCGTTATCTGAGATAGTTATTTTGTTATAACTTACGCCGTTGTACTTAAAGCTAGGAACAGTAAAGGTGAAGGCCTGTTCATCACAACCATCTGAACAGGCAATTGATTCAACTCCCAAATCAACAATACTTGGGAATCGTTGTGCGCCTTTAACCGTGTTCATTTTAGGTAAATCGAGCTTACCTACCCAAGTCACTGAGCCAAGGTCTTCGTTAATTTGTAATCCATTTTGTGTTGCACCTGTAAGTGTGACTTTTACGTCGTCTTTAGAGGTGAGCTTTGTTCCTACTGGAGCTTGCGCGGTAACAGTGACTGTATTTTCAAATACGGTATTGTTGATAGAAGCTACAACGGGAATAACATCACTTGCATTAATATCTGTTTTAGTTGTGTAGGTTGAAATCAGGTTAGAGTCACTGGATTCTTTAGCTAAAACAGCTAGCGGTAAATGAGCATCTTGTAAACCATCCGCACTGGTAATCATGATATTACCGAAGATCCACTCACCGTATTCCGCAAACGTAGAGTCAACTGTCACTGTAAAGGTGGCAGAAGCTCCAGCGGCTAATTCG encodes:
- a CDS encoding ABC transporter permease, whose product is MKQLYFIAFKSILTKEINRFTRIWIQTLVPPAITMTLYFLIFGNLVGSRIGDMGGVSYMEFIAPGLIMMSVITNSYSNVASSFYSAKFQRNLEELMVAPVPHYVMIAGYVGGGVARGLCVGLIVTLVAMFFVDISLHHVGLVVMTVFLTSVLFSLGGLINAVFAKSFDDISIIPTFVLTPLTYLGGVFYSLSLLPSFWQGVSALNPVVYMINVFRYGFLGFADISIPLSIGIMVGFCAVLWGVAYYLISRGIGLRS